A genomic window from Denticeps clupeoides chromosome 11, fDenClu1.1, whole genome shotgun sequence includes:
- the foxn4 gene encoding forkhead box protein N4 produces the protein MIESGISARMMENSGQPHCTSQQQDYRSLSSSLSQLSKEELPSDLQSLSWLTSVDVHQLQQMGAGRAEYSSSVASGLLEQQAAQLNSMNMTALPNAMIHLQSNLQNTSLGMNSMTQFALNGQPSPGFPCPASVYQSSTQQVLTLSQAGQQCSPVGLYGGYSSPALFPQPRLAPHSNQELQPKSFPKPIYSYSCLIAMALKNSKTGSLPVSEIYGFMKEHFPYFKTAPDGWKNSVRHNLSLNKCFEKVENKLSGSSRKGCLWALNPAKIDKMEEEMQKWKRKDLPAIRRSMANPDELDKLITDRPESCRRKLPDPGITRLPVCSSGSTQLHPQPVVTLSLQCLPLHQQLQLHSQARLAPVSPAPAQTPPLHTLPDLTHSPLPQHSAKPPHDFYSLPGEVGSEVDTLDPSIMDFALQGNLWEEMKDDSFNLEALGTISNSPLCLSDCDLDTSGLPPTSSAPTLPYSDLQVTGLYTSYTGLDVLSSQCVATQGGNKPIVLL, from the exons ATGATAGAAAGTGGGATAAGCGCCCGGATGATGGAGAACTCAGGACAGCCCCATTGCACGTCCCAGCAGCAGGACTACAG GTCACTCAGCTCAAGTCTGTCCCAGCTGAGTAAGGAAGAGCTGCCCAGTGACCTGCAGTCCCTTTCCTGGCTCACTTCCGTAGACGTGCATCAGCTGCAGCAGATGGGGGCTGGACGGGCCGAGTACAGCAGCTCTGTTGCATCTGGTCTTCTGGAGCAGCAGGCAG CCCAGCTGAACAGCATGAACATGACTGCGCTCCCGAACGCCATGATTCACCTCCAGAGCAACCTCCAGAACACATCGCTGGGGATGAACAGT ATGACACAGTTTGCTCTGAACGGGCAGCCCTCTCCTGGATTTCCCTGCCCCGCCTCCGTCTACCAGTCATCCACCCAACAAGTACTGACACTCAGCCAGGCAGGACAGCAG TGTTCTCCTGTTGGGCTGTATGGGGGCTACAGCAGCCCGGCTCTGTTCCCCCAGCCACGTCTGGCGCCCCACAGCAACCAAGAGCTGCAGCCCAAGTCCTTCCCCAAGCCCATCTACTCATACAG CTGTCTCATCGCCATGGCGCTAAAGAACAGCAAGACGGGGAGCCTGCCTGTCAGCGAGATATATGGTTTCATGAAAGAGCACTTCCCTTATTTTAAG ACAGCTCCAGATGGATGGAAGAACTCTGTACGGCACAACCTGTCCCTGAACAAATGCTTTGAAAAGGTAGAGAACAAGCTCAGTGGGTCCTCACGGAAGGGCTGTTTGTGGGCTCTTAACCCTGCCAAAATTGacaagatggaggaggagatgcaGAAGTGGAAACGCAAGGACCTCCCAGCAATACGGCGCAGCATGGCCAACCCAG ATGAGTTAGATAAGCTGATCACAGACAGGCCAGAGAGCTGTAGACGGAAGCTTCCAGACCCTGGCATAACCCGCCTACCCGTCTGCTCCTCCGGGTCTACACAGCTGCATCCCCAGCCAGTGGTGACTCTGTCCCTGCAATGCCTCCCGCTACACCAGCAGCTGCAGCTCCATAGCCAAGCCAGACTGGCGCCGGTCTCGCCCGCCCCAGCCCAGACGCCCCCTCTCCATACGCTACCAGACCTTACCCACAGCCCCCTGCCCCAGCACTCGGCAAAGCCCCCACACGACTTCTACAGCCTTCCTGGGGAGGTCGGCTCAGAGGTGGACACTTTGGACCCCAGCATCATGGATTTTGCCCTTCAGG gTAATCTTTGGGAGGAGATGAAAGATGACAGCTTTAATCTAGAGGCCCTGGGTACCATCAGTAACTCTCCCCTGTGTCTGTCTGACTGTGACCTGGACACCAGCGGTCTCCCGCCTACCTCCAGCGCCCCCACTCTGCCCTACTCAGACCTGCAGGTCACTGGCCTCTACACATCTTACACTGGCTTGGATGTTCTTTCCTCGCAGTGCGTGGCCACACAGGGAGGCAACAAACCAATTGTTCTGCTTTAA